A stretch of Ipomoea triloba cultivar NCNSP0323 chromosome 11, ASM357664v1 DNA encodes these proteins:
- the LOC115996419 gene encoding very-long-chain aldehyde decarbonylase CER3-like isoform X2 has protein sequence MEDYNVVVHGRRNAALFAWPWENLGHFKYLLYGPFFAKFMYSLVWRKSWEDVWCLHILALCALRGFVHQLWSSHTNMLFFNRPKRVYRRGVDFEQIDKEWHWDNFLLLQAIMAAIVYLSFPSLANLPIWDARGVICCVALHIGLSEPLYYLMHRLLHTRELFPLYHWLHHQSKVPHPFTAGSATFLEHLLLCVIVGIPTLGTVFLGYGSVIILYSYVLVFDFLRCLGLSNVEIMPCGLFEAVPLLKYLIYSPTYHSLHHMDMRTNFCLFMPLYDMLGKTINSLSWDLQREIKSRTNERAPDFVFLAHVVDIMSSLHSPFVFRSFSSIPFSSRLFLLPVWPLGVVAMMIMWLKSKTFLFSFYHLKGRLHQTWAVPRYGFQYFLPFATQGINKQIEQAILRADKLGTKVISLAALNKNEGLNGGGTLFVSKHPNLKVRVVHGNTLTAAVILNNIPGDVSEVFLTGSTSKLGRAIALYLARRHVRVLMLTKSRERFLKIQREAGEECQKFLVQVAKYQAAEHCKCRHG, from the exons ATGGAGGATTACAATGTTGTTGTTCATGGGAGAAGAAATGCAGCCTTATTTGCTTGGCCTTGGGAAAATTTGGGTCATTTCAAG TATTTATTGTATGGACCCTTTTTTGCAAAATTCATGTATTCATTGGTTTGGAGAAAGAGCTGGGAGGATGTTTGGTGCTTACATATTCTTGCCTTGTGTGCCCTGAGAGGTTTTGTTCATCAGTTATGGAGTAGTCATACTAATATGCTCTTCTTTAATCGCCCGAAACGGGTGTATAGACGGGGCGTAGATTTCGAGCAAATTGACAAGGAATGGCATTG GGACAATTTCTTATTGCTCCAAGCTATTATGGCTGCAATTGTGTATTTGAGCTTCCCTTCCCTGGCCAATCTTCCCATTTGGGATGCAAGAGGGGTAATTTGTTGTGTTGCATTGCATATAGGGCTCTCCGAGCCGCTGTACTATTTGATGCATAGGCTATTGCACACTCGGGAACTTTTCCCGCTTTATCACTGGCTGCACCATCAATCCAAAGTCCCGCATCCCTTTACAG CTGGGAGTGCAACGTTTCTGGAGCACCTCTTGTTGTGTGTAATTGTTGGGATTCCGACTCTGGGGACCGTGTTTCTTGGTTATGGATCGGTGATAATTCTGTATAGTTATGTTTTGGTGTTCGATTTCCTTAGGTGTTTGGGGCTTAGCAATGTTGAAATCATGCCTTGTGGCCTCTTTGAGGCTGTTCCCCTGCTCAAGTACCTTATTTATAGCCCTAC GTACCATAGCCTACACCATATGGATATGAGAACTAATTTTTGCCTCTTCATGCCTCTCTATGATATGTTGGGGAAGACAATAAATAGCCTTTCCTGGGATCTTCAGAGAGAAATCAAGTCAAGAACAA ACGAAAGGGCACCCGATTTTGTGTTCCTTGCACACGTAGTGGACATTATGTCATCGTTGCATTCTCCATTTGTATTTCGGTCCTTCAGCTCGATTCCCTTCAGTTCAAGACTGTTCTTGTTACCGGTGTGGCCTTTAGGCGTTGTGGCAATGATGATCATGTGGCTCAAGTCCAAGACTTTCTTGTTCAGCTTTTACCATCTTAAAGGGAGGTTGCACCAGACATGGGCTGTTCCAAGATACGGTTTTCAG TATTTCTTGCCTTTTGCTACACAAGGCATAAATAAACAAATCGAGCAAGCAATCCTTAGGGCTGATAAACTGGGCACCAAGGTCATTAGCCTCGCTGCATTAAACAAG AATGAAGGGTTGAACGGAGGTGGAACACTTTTTGTGAGCAAACATCCCAATCTTAAAGTGCGAGTGGTCCATGGAAACACCCTCACTGCTGCTGTAATCTTAAACAATATTCCTGGAGATGTTAGTGAGGTTTTCCTCACTGGTTCCACTTCTAAACTAGGAAGGGCCATTGCCCTCTACCTGGCCCGTCGACATGTGAGAGTTCTG ATGCTTACTAAATCCAGGGAGAGGTTCTTGAAAATCCAAAGAGAGGCAGGGGAGGAGTGCCAAAAATTTCTAGTTCAAGTTGCCAAGTATCAAGCTGCTGAACATTGTAAG TGTAGACATGGATAA
- the LOC115996419 gene encoding very-long-chain aldehyde decarbonylase GL1-1-like isoform X1: MEDYNVVVHGRRNAALFAWPWENLGHFKYLLYGPFFAKFMYSLVWRKSWEDVWCLHILALCALRGFVHQLWSSHTNMLFFNRPKRVYRRGVDFEQIDKEWHWDNFLLLQAIMAAIVYLSFPSLANLPIWDARGVICCVALHIGLSEPLYYLMHRLLHTRELFPLYHWLHHQSKVPHPFTAGSATFLEHLLLCVIVGIPTLGTVFLGYGSVIILYSYVLVFDFLRCLGLSNVEIMPCGLFEAVPLLKYLIYSPTYHSLHHMDMRTNFCLFMPLYDMLGKTINSLSWDLQREIKSRTNERAPDFVFLAHVVDIMSSLHSPFVFRSFSSIPFSSRLFLLPVWPLGVVAMMIMWLKSKTFLFSFYHLKGRLHQTWAVPRYGFQYFLPFATQGINKQIEQAILRADKLGTKVISLAALNKNEGLNGGGTLFVSKHPNLKVRVVHGNTLTAAVILNNIPGDVSEVFLTGSTSKLGRAIALYLARRHVRVLMLTKSRERFLKIQREAGEECQKFLVQVAKYQAAEHCKTWIIGKWSSPGEQRWAPSGTHFHQFVVPPIIPFRRDCTYGKLAAMKLPKDVEGLGSCEYSMGRGVVHACHAGGVVHFLQGWTHHEVGAIDVDQIDVVWKAALKHGLEPL; the protein is encoded by the exons ATGGAGGATTACAATGTTGTTGTTCATGGGAGAAGAAATGCAGCCTTATTTGCTTGGCCTTGGGAAAATTTGGGTCATTTCAAG TATTTATTGTATGGACCCTTTTTTGCAAAATTCATGTATTCATTGGTTTGGAGAAAGAGCTGGGAGGATGTTTGGTGCTTACATATTCTTGCCTTGTGTGCCCTGAGAGGTTTTGTTCATCAGTTATGGAGTAGTCATACTAATATGCTCTTCTTTAATCGCCCGAAACGGGTGTATAGACGGGGCGTAGATTTCGAGCAAATTGACAAGGAATGGCATTG GGACAATTTCTTATTGCTCCAAGCTATTATGGCTGCAATTGTGTATTTGAGCTTCCCTTCCCTGGCCAATCTTCCCATTTGGGATGCAAGAGGGGTAATTTGTTGTGTTGCATTGCATATAGGGCTCTCCGAGCCGCTGTACTATTTGATGCATAGGCTATTGCACACTCGGGAACTTTTCCCGCTTTATCACTGGCTGCACCATCAATCCAAAGTCCCGCATCCCTTTACAG CTGGGAGTGCAACGTTTCTGGAGCACCTCTTGTTGTGTGTAATTGTTGGGATTCCGACTCTGGGGACCGTGTTTCTTGGTTATGGATCGGTGATAATTCTGTATAGTTATGTTTTGGTGTTCGATTTCCTTAGGTGTTTGGGGCTTAGCAATGTTGAAATCATGCCTTGTGGCCTCTTTGAGGCTGTTCCCCTGCTCAAGTACCTTATTTATAGCCCTAC GTACCATAGCCTACACCATATGGATATGAGAACTAATTTTTGCCTCTTCATGCCTCTCTATGATATGTTGGGGAAGACAATAAATAGCCTTTCCTGGGATCTTCAGAGAGAAATCAAGTCAAGAACAA ACGAAAGGGCACCCGATTTTGTGTTCCTTGCACACGTAGTGGACATTATGTCATCGTTGCATTCTCCATTTGTATTTCGGTCCTTCAGCTCGATTCCCTTCAGTTCAAGACTGTTCTTGTTACCGGTGTGGCCTTTAGGCGTTGTGGCAATGATGATCATGTGGCTCAAGTCCAAGACTTTCTTGTTCAGCTTTTACCATCTTAAAGGGAGGTTGCACCAGACATGGGCTGTTCCAAGATACGGTTTTCAG TATTTCTTGCCTTTTGCTACACAAGGCATAAATAAACAAATCGAGCAAGCAATCCTTAGGGCTGATAAACTGGGCACCAAGGTCATTAGCCTCGCTGCATTAAACAAG AATGAAGGGTTGAACGGAGGTGGAACACTTTTTGTGAGCAAACATCCCAATCTTAAAGTGCGAGTGGTCCATGGAAACACCCTCACTGCTGCTGTAATCTTAAACAATATTCCTGGAGATGTTAGTGAGGTTTTCCTCACTGGTTCCACTTCTAAACTAGGAAGGGCCATTGCCCTCTACCTGGCCCGTCGACATGTGAGAGTTCTG ATGCTTACTAAATCCAGGGAGAGGTTCTTGAAAATCCAAAGAGAGGCAGGGGAGGAGTGCCAAAAATTTCTAGTTCAAGTTGCCAAGTATCAAGCTGCTGAACATTGTAAG ACATGGATAATTGGGAAATGGAGCAGTCCGGGAGAGCAAAGGTGGGCTCCATCAGGAACGCACTTTCATCAGTTTGTGGTTCCTCCAATCATCCCATTCCGCAGAGACTGCACTTATGGGAAGTTAGCAGCTATGAAGCTCCCCAAGGATGTGGAGGGCCTCGGATCATGCGAG TATTCGATGGGAAGAGGTGTGGTTCATGCTTGCCACGCAGGTGGGGTGGTTCATTTTCTTCAAGGATGGACTCATCACGAGGTGGGAGCCATTGATGTGGACCAGATTGATGTTGTTTGGAAGGCTGCATTGAAGCATGGATTGGAGCCCTtgtag
- the LOC115995653 gene encoding fasciclin-like arabinogalactan protein 14 — MDFKIVFFLASFSFLVWNSRAFNVTTMLDEYPNFSNFNNYLTQTHLAGEINSRKTVTVLVVDNGGMGALSGKSNDVIKGVMAVHIVLDYYDVKKFMNLKQKSTKLTTLFQSTGMASSENGFLNATDMGGSTVAIGSAAKNSQLGSNLVSAVAHEGYDISILQISSLVIPPGLDSIAPSSAPPSPPPRHDNSPAAAPAPRKLLPPTNSPPSQSPPTPSPPGGAPLPEEPDSPALSPEGDSESSAANTAREACLGIIMAIISANLFFFFML, encoded by the exons ATGGATTTTAAAATCGTCTTCTTTCTGGCGTCATTCTCCTTTCTGGTGTGGAATTCCAGAGCGTTTAATGTCACCACCATGCTCGACGAGTACCCGAATTTCAGCAACTTCAACAACTACTTGACGCAGACCCATCTCGCCGGCGAGATCAACTCGCGCAAAACCGTTACGGTTTTAGTGGTGGATAACGGCGGCATGGGGGCTCTGTCGGGGAAATCAAATGATGTGATTAAGGGGGTCATGGCGGTTCATATTGTTCTTGATTACTATGACGTTAAGAAGTTCATGAACTTGAAGCAAAAGTCCACGAAGTTGACGACGCTTTTCCAGTCGACGGGCATGGCTTCCAGCGAGAACGGGTTCTTGAACGCCACCGATATGGGCGGCAGCACGGTGGCGATTGGCTCCGCCGCCAAGAATTCGCAGCTGGGATCCAATTTGGTCAGCGCCGTGGCTCACGAGGGATATGACATATCCATTTTGCAG ATTAGCAGTTTGGTTATCCCGCCCGGCCTGGATTCCATTGCCCCGTCGTCTGCGCCGCCGTCTCCACCGCCGCGGCATGACAATTCTCCGGCAGCTGCACCGGCGCCGAGGAAGTTACTCCCACCTACAAACTCCCCGCCATCTCAATCACCACCCACACCTTCCCCACCCGGCGGTGCACCGTTGCCGGAAGAACCCGACAGCCCTGCTCTTTCACCCGAGGGGGACTCGGAATCCTCGGCGGCTAACACAGCCCGAGAAGCTTGTTTGGGCATTATAATGGCGATAATCTCAGCaaacctcttcttcttcttcatgctATGA